A part of Actinomycetes bacterium genomic DNA contains:
- a CDS encoding succinate dehydrogenase iron-sulfur subunit, which yields MQVTLRVRRFNPETDEAPHFETYEIPADPMDRVLDLLHYVKWNIDGSLTFRRSCAHGICGSDAMLINGANRLACKVLVREVGDQITVEALRGLPLAKDLTVDMEPFFRSYREVMPYLINDGQPPDSERLQSPKERERFDDTTKCILCAACTTSCPVFWADEEYFGPAAIVNAHRFIFDSRDRGAGQRLEVLNDKEGVWRCRTTFNCTDACPRGIKVTQAIQEVKRALLFRRV from the coding sequence ATGCAGGTGACCCTGCGGGTCCGCCGCTTCAACCCGGAGACGGACGAGGCCCCGCACTTCGAGACCTACGAGATCCCGGCCGACCCGATGGACCGGGTCCTCGACCTGCTCCACTACGTGAAGTGGAACATCGACGGCTCGCTGACCTTCCGGCGGTCGTGCGCCCACGGCATCTGCGGGTCGGACGCCATGCTCATCAACGGGGCGAACCGCCTGGCCTGCAAGGTGCTGGTGCGCGAGGTGGGCGACCAGATCACGGTGGAGGCGCTGCGCGGCCTGCCGCTTGCCAAGGACCTGACCGTGGACATGGAGCCGTTCTTCCGCTCCTACCGCGAGGTCATGCCGTACCTGATCAACGACGGGCAGCCGCCCGACAGCGAGCGCCTGCAGTCGCCGAAGGAGCGCGAGCGCTTCGACGACACCACCAAGTGCATCCTGTGCGCCGCCTGCACCACGTCCTGCCCGGTGTTCTGGGCCGACGAGGAGTACTTCGGGCCAGCTGCGATCGTCAACGCCCACCGGTTCATCTTCGACTCCCGCGACCGCGGCGCCGGCCAGCGGCTCGAGGTGCTGAACGACAAGGAGGGCGTCTGGCGCTGCCGGACCACCTTCAACTGCACCGACGCCTGCCCGCGCGGCATCAAGGTCACCCAGGCGATCCAGGAGGTGAAGCGGGCCCTGCTGTTCCGGCGCGTCTAG
- a CDS encoding 2'-5' RNA ligase family protein: MPRRRLAVVALLPQPVAFHIQAWRRALREPARHAVPPHITLVPPQSVRAEDVPAAVALLERAATAAVPAVVTLDGAGTFLPDAPVAFVAVGEGAPALEALEAALREPPLDRRTHPFRPHVTVAQDLPPDQIEQAARDLAGFCASFPLREVALMEEGDDQVWRPLRRVAVGASELIREVPTSRAASVALFLLDPPRVLLGLRTRARGRRYPGAWDALGGKPEPGELLLAALLREVREEAAVEPLDIASLGCFDDGERADAYFVATTWRGEPHNESPDEHIRLEWVPMDEALRRSMPPTVRRALVRLVEVVGGTGTVHGCAPP; encoded by the coding sequence GTGCCCAGGCGCCGGCTGGCCGTGGTCGCGCTGCTGCCCCAGCCGGTCGCCTTCCACATCCAGGCCTGGCGCCGGGCGCTGCGCGAGCCGGCCAGGCACGCCGTGCCCCCGCACATCACCCTGGTCCCGCCCCAGTCGGTCCGCGCCGAGGACGTGCCGGCGGCGGTCGCGCTCCTGGAGCGGGCGGCCACCGCCGCGGTGCCCGCGGTGGTGACCCTGGACGGGGCGGGTACCTTCCTGCCCGACGCCCCGGTCGCCTTCGTCGCCGTCGGCGAGGGCGCGCCAGCGCTCGAGGCCCTGGAGGCGGCGCTGCGGGAGCCGCCGCTGGACCGGCGCACCCACCCGTTCCGCCCGCACGTCACCGTCGCCCAGGACCTCCCGCCCGACCAGATCGAGCAGGCCGCGCGCGACCTGGCCGGGTTCTGCGCCTCGTTCCCGCTGCGCGAGGTCGCCCTCATGGAGGAGGGCGACGACCAGGTCTGGCGTCCGCTGCGCCGGGTGGCCGTTGGTGCCTCGGAGCTGATCCGCGAGGTCCCCACCAGCCGGGCGGCCAGCGTCGCCCTGTTCCTGCTCGACCCGCCGCGGGTGCTGCTCGGGCTCCGCACCCGGGCCCGGGGCCGCCGCTACCCGGGGGCGTGGGACGCGCTCGGCGGCAAGCCCGAGCCGGGCGAGCTGCTGCTCGCGGCGCTGCTGCGCGAGGTGCGCGAAGAGGCCGCGGTCGAGCCGCTGGACATCGCCTCCCTCGGCTGCTTCGACGACGGCGAGCGGGCCGACGCCTACTTCGTCGCCACCACCTGGCGCGGCGAGCCGCACAACGAGTCGCCCGACGAGCACATCCGGCTCGAGTGGGTCCCGATGGACGAGGCGCTCAGGCGGAGCATGCCACCCACCGTCCGCCGGGCCCTGGTCCGGCTCGTCGAGGTCGTCGGCGGCACCGGCACCGTCCACGGTTGCGCGCCGCCCTGA
- a CDS encoding DUF222 domain-containing protein: MGPAVGPAVGRAGEPAAGLAGQPVGLAMLAAAVQELAAQDLTGLPDGVAAERVLALRGLLDRLEGQWLRELAAVDARGAAGAERGGRAASTAGWLRARARLTAGAACQRVRVARALHRGPLPGTAAALAAGALSYEHAVVLATGTGDLDAPTTARAEPVLLEAARRLDPGRLRRVVEQLRVVADPDRAEQQAQRRFEKRGLHVAGTWQGMVALAGLLDPEAGETLLQALDPLTRPAGPHDHRTGAQRRADALTELARRSLAGGRLPDSGGVRPQVTVTIDLAALLGRPGAPGVFGWAGPVGQETARRLACDAAMTRVVCTRHPTANRDLTPGPDNPPTGASHPLVDGQTLTAGADDPVPGGHDELLRRLREGLALLPPALGGARSQVLDVGRTTRVVPAGLRTALAVRDKGCVVAGCDRPPAWCDAHHLRHWLHGGPTSLDNLVLVCRAHHRAVHEGHQHLARGPTGHHTLTGSPPPQPTAA, translated from the coding sequence GTGGGGCCGGCGGTGGGGCCGGCGGTCGGGCGGGCGGGGGAGCCTGCGGCCGGGCTGGCGGGCCAGCCGGTGGGGCTGGCCATGCTGGCCGCCGCGGTCCAGGAGCTGGCCGCCCAGGACCTGACCGGCCTGCCCGACGGGGTCGCGGCCGAGCGGGTGCTGGCGCTGCGGGGGCTGCTGGACCGCCTCGAAGGCCAGTGGCTCCGGGAGCTGGCCGCGGTCGACGCGCGCGGCGCGGCCGGCGCCGAGCGCGGCGGGCGGGCGGCGTCGACGGCGGGCTGGCTGCGGGCGCGGGCCCGGCTGACCGCCGGCGCGGCCTGCCAGCGGGTCCGGGTCGCGCGGGCGCTGCATCGCGGCCCGCTGCCGGGTACCGCGGCGGCCTTGGCGGCAGGGGCGCTGTCCTACGAGCACGCGGTGGTGCTGGCCACCGGGACCGGTGACCTGGACGCCCCCACGACGGCACGGGCCGAGCCGGTGCTGCTGGAGGCCGCCCGCCGCCTGGACCCGGGCCGGTTGCGCCGGGTGGTCGAGCAGCTGCGGGTGGTCGCCGACCCCGACCGGGCCGAGCAGCAGGCGCAGCGCCGGTTCGAAAAGCGCGGCCTGCACGTGGCGGGCACCTGGCAGGGGATGGTGGCGCTTGCGGGGCTGCTGGACCCCGAGGCGGGGGAGACGCTGCTGCAGGCGCTGGACCCCCTGACCCGCCCCGCCGGCCCGCACGACCACCGCACCGGGGCGCAGCGGCGCGCCGATGCGCTGACCGAGCTGGCCCGGCGGAGCCTGGCCGGCGGGCGGCTGCCCGACAGCGGCGGGGTGCGCCCCCAGGTGACCGTCACCATCGACCTGGCCGCCCTGCTGGGCCGCCCGGGTGCGCCCGGGGTGTTCGGCTGGGCCGGGCCGGTTGGCCAGGAGACGGCCCGCCGGCTGGCCTGCGACGCCGCCATGACCCGGGTGGTCTGCACCCGCCACCCCACCGCCAACCGTGACCTCACCCCCGGCCCCGACAACCCGCCCACCGGCGCCAGCCACCCGCTGGTCGACGGCCAGACGCTGACGGCCGGCGCCGACGACCCGGTCCCCGGCGGCCACGACGAGCTGCTCCGGCGGCTGCGCGAGGGGCTGGCGCTGCTGCCCCCCGCCCTGGGTGGGGCCCGCTCGCAGGTGCTGGACGTGGGCCGCACCACCCGGGTGGTGCCAGCCGGGCTGCGCACGGCGTTGGCCGTGCGCGACAAAGGCTGTGTGGTGGCCGGCTGCGACCGGCCCCCGGCCTGGTGTGACGCCCACCACCTGCGGCACTGGCTGCACGGCGGCCCGACCAGCCTGGACAACCTGGTCCTGGTGTGCCGCGCCCACCACCGTGCGGTCCACGAAGGCCACCAGCACCTCGCCCGTGGCCCCACCGGCCACCACACCCTTACCGGATCGCCCCCACCACAACCCACCGCCGCCTGA
- a CDS encoding phage holin family protein produces MATQETPSPGTGATRPGPGAAPPGEPSTAQLLKGIADDATTLVRQEILLARQEVTEGLASTAKASSLLAVAGVLALYGLGFLLFTIAVAIGGPDWLGFLIVTIVLFLVVAVLGLIGGRRLRATKMTPEKARAELRETAAELKEELKWARQRQQQPRK; encoded by the coding sequence TTGGCCACCCAGGAAACGCCGTCGCCCGGGACCGGGGCGACCCGGCCCGGTCCCGGCGCCGCTCCGCCAGGCGAGCCCTCGACAGCGCAGCTGCTGAAGGGCATCGCCGACGACGCGACCACGCTGGTCCGCCAGGAGATCCTCCTGGCCAGGCAGGAGGTCACCGAGGGGCTCGCCAGCACCGCCAAGGCATCCAGCCTCCTGGCCGTCGCGGGGGTCCTCGCCCTCTACGGCCTCGGCTTCCTGCTGTTCACGATCGCGGTGGCGATCGGCGGCCCCGACTGGCTCGGTTTCCTCATCGTCACTATCGTGCTGTTCCTCGTGGTCGCCGTCCTCGGGTTGATCGGCGGGAGGCGCCTCCGAGCCACCAAGATGACGCCCGAGAAGGCCAGGGCGGAGCTGAGGGAGACGGCCGCGGAGCTGAAGGAGGAGCTCAAGTGGGCGAGACAGCGGCAGCAACAGCCAAGGAAGTAG
- a CDS encoding S9 family peptidase codes for MTTVPLIPRDVLFGNPERVSPSISPAGTRLAYLAPVDGVLNVWVGTVGGDDFKPVTDDRDRGIRAFFWAHDDRHLLYVQDRGGDENWHLYAVDLVLGTTRDLTPFENVQAQVVAVDKHFPGELLVGINKDNEQLHDVYRVDLATGELEKVAENPGFVGWLADSELRVRCGVALTPEGGLAVMLRDGEQAEWEPALVVGPEDALGTSPVAFSADGRELLLVTSKDANAARVVCFDPAARSSRVLFEDPRYDVRDLTVNPDTHRPELVTVLRERAQIETLDPGLAGDLERIRAIHPGDPAFLGRDHADRIWLLEFTADDGPVSYYAYDRASGEATFLFVHRPELERYQLAKMEPFSFTARDGLTVHGYATFPPGAGRSGLPAVLNVHGGPWARDVWGFDPEAQWLANRGYLCVKVNFRGSTGYGKDFLNAGDKQWGAAMHDDLVDAVGFAVERGWADPSRFAIYGGSYGGYSALVGATFTPEVFRCAVDVVGPSNLITLIESVPPYWKPMLSLFKTRVGDPDTEADLLWSRSPLSRVDRIRIPMLIAQGANDPRVKQAESEQIVAAMRDKGIPHEYLLFPDEGHGFAKPENRLRFYAAAERFLAEHLGGRHEQAAVPTG; via the coding sequence ATGACGACGGTGCCCCTGATCCCTCGCGACGTGCTGTTCGGCAACCCCGAGCGGGTCAGCCCGAGCATCTCGCCTGCCGGCACCCGCCTTGCCTACCTCGCTCCGGTCGACGGCGTGCTGAACGTGTGGGTCGGCACGGTCGGCGGGGACGACTTCAAGCCGGTCACCGACGACCGCGACCGCGGCATCCGGGCCTTCTTCTGGGCCCACGACGACCGTCACCTGCTCTACGTCCAGGACCGCGGCGGCGACGAGAACTGGCACCTGTACGCGGTCGACCTCGTGCTCGGGACCACCCGCGACCTCACCCCGTTCGAGAACGTGCAGGCGCAGGTGGTCGCGGTCGACAAGCACTTCCCGGGCGAGCTGCTGGTCGGGATCAACAAGGACAACGAGCAGCTCCACGACGTCTACCGGGTGGACCTGGCCACCGGCGAGCTCGAGAAGGTCGCCGAGAACCCGGGCTTCGTGGGCTGGCTGGCCGACTCGGAGCTGCGGGTCCGCTGCGGCGTCGCGCTGACGCCCGAAGGCGGCCTCGCGGTCATGCTCCGGGACGGCGAACAGGCCGAGTGGGAGCCGGCCCTGGTCGTCGGGCCGGAGGACGCCCTGGGGACGAGCCCGGTCGCGTTCAGCGCCGACGGGCGGGAGCTGCTGCTGGTCACCTCCAAGGACGCCAACGCGGCCCGGGTGGTCTGCTTCGACCCGGCCGCGCGCTCGAGCCGGGTGCTGTTCGAGGACCCCAGGTACGACGTGCGCGACCTCACCGTCAACCCCGACACCCACCGGCCCGAGCTGGTCACCGTGCTGCGCGAGCGGGCCCAGATCGAGACGCTCGACCCGGGGCTGGCCGGCGACCTCGAGCGGATCCGCGCCATCCACCCGGGCGACCCCGCCTTCCTCGGCCGTGACCACGCCGACCGCATCTGGCTGCTGGAGTTCACCGCCGACGACGGCCCGGTGTCGTACTACGCCTACGACCGGGCCTCCGGCGAGGCCACCTTCCTGTTCGTGCACCGCCCGGAGCTCGAGCGCTACCAGCTCGCCAAGATGGAGCCGTTCTCGTTCACGGCCAGGGACGGGCTCACCGTGCACGGCTACGCCACCTTCCCGCCCGGTGCGGGCCGGTCGGGCCTGCCCGCGGTGCTGAACGTCCACGGCGGCCCCTGGGCCCGCGACGTCTGGGGCTTCGACCCGGAGGCGCAGTGGCTGGCCAACCGGGGCTACCTGTGCGTGAAGGTCAACTTCAGGGGCTCGACCGGGTACGGCAAGGACTTCCTGAACGCGGGCGACAAGCAGTGGGGCGCGGCCATGCACGACGACCTGGTCGACGCGGTCGGCTTCGCGGTCGAGCGGGGCTGGGCCGACCCGTCCCGCTTCGCGATCTACGGCGGGTCCTACGGCGGTTACAGCGCCCTGGTCGGCGCGACCTTCACCCCTGAGGTGTTCCGCTGCGCCGTCGACGTGGTCGGGCCCTCCAACCTCATCACGCTCATCGAGTCGGTGCCGCCCTACTGGAAGCCCATGCTGTCGCTGTTCAAGACCCGGGTGGGCGACCCGGACACCGAGGCGGACCTGCTCTGGTCGCGGTCGCCGCTGTCGCGGGTCGACCGGATCCGGATCCCGATGCTGATCGCCCAGGGCGCCAACGACCCCAGGGTCAAGCAGGCCGAGTCGGAGCAGATCGTGGCCGCCATGCGCGACAAGGGCATCCCCCACGAGTACCTGCTCTTCCCCGACGAGGGCCACGGCTTCGCCAAGCCCGAGAACCGCCTGCGCTTCTACGCCGCGGCCGAGCGCTTCCTCGCCGAGCACCTGGGCGGTCGCCACGAGCAGGCTGCGGTCCCGACCGGCTGA
- the trpS gene encoding tryptophan--tRNA ligase, with the protein MPRILSGVQPTGNTHLGNYVGAFRQWVQQQHEFDAFFPIVDLHAITLPYEPAELRARTLETATILLAVGLDPDVCTIFVQSHVPEHTELAWMFNNIVTVGELRRMTQFKARAALRSEGAVPVGYFNYPVLQAADILVYKAERVPVGEDQRQHLELTREVAQTFNARYGQTFPLPEAYIPKVGGRVMDLQQPDAKMSKSAVSPAGRLHLLDPPEVVRKKVRSAVTDSGREVVARPDKPAVSNLLELYSIASGRSVGELEGLYAGRGYGDFKSDLADVLVGWLAPVRERYEVLRADPDRLAGILADGAAKARSIARGTLAEVRDRMGFLPGRPGALQAPATGNA; encoded by the coding sequence GTGCCGCGGATCCTTTCCGGCGTCCAGCCGACCGGCAACACGCATCTCGGCAACTACGTCGGGGCCTTCCGGCAGTGGGTCCAGCAGCAGCACGAGTTCGACGCCTTCTTCCCGATCGTGGACCTGCACGCGATCACGCTGCCCTACGAGCCGGCCGAGCTGCGCGCCCGCACCCTGGAGACAGCAACCATCCTGCTGGCCGTCGGGCTCGACCCGGACGTCTGCACGATCTTCGTGCAGTCCCACGTGCCCGAGCACACCGAGCTGGCCTGGATGTTCAACAACATCGTGACCGTGGGCGAGCTGCGCCGCATGACCCAGTTCAAGGCCAGGGCGGCCCTCCGCAGCGAGGGCGCGGTGCCTGTCGGCTACTTCAACTACCCGGTGCTGCAGGCGGCCGACATCCTCGTGTACAAGGCCGAGCGGGTGCCGGTGGGGGAGGACCAGCGCCAGCACCTGGAGCTGACCCGGGAGGTCGCCCAGACCTTCAACGCCCGCTACGGGCAGACCTTCCCGCTTCCCGAGGCCTACATCCCCAAGGTGGGCGGCCGGGTCATGGACCTGCAGCAGCCCGACGCGAAGATGTCGAAGTCGGCGGTGTCCCCGGCCGGCCGCCTGCACCTGCTCGACCCGCCCGAGGTGGTGCGCAAGAAGGTGCGCTCGGCGGTCACCGACTCGGGCCGCGAGGTGGTCGCCCGTCCCGACAAGCCGGCCGTCTCCAACCTGCTCGAGCTGTACTCGATCGCGTCGGGCCGGTCGGTCGGCGAGCTGGAAGGCCTGTACGCCGGCCGCGGCTACGGCGACTTCAAGTCCGACCTGGCCGACGTGCTGGTCGGCTGGCTCGCGCCGGTCCGGGAGCGGTACGAGGTGCTGCGGGCCGACCCCGACCGGCTGGCCGGTATCCTGGCCGACGGCGCGGCCAAGGCCCGCTCGATCGCGCGCGGGACCCTGGCCGAGGTCAGGGACCGCATGGGCTTCCTCCCGGGCCGGCCTGGCGCGCTTCAGGCGCCTGCGACCGGGAACGCCTGA